The nucleotide sequence GCCTTTGCATATTCTTTGAGCTTGTCCGGTTGCAACGCCTGCTGATGTGCCCAAAGCTCGTTTGAATAATCCCAATATTTTCCCTGATCGCCTGCGCAGCGCGCCGCTTCATGCGCCTTCTTTGCGAACTGATGGAACGAAAGAGGGAAATCGCGAAGGACATAGCGGACCTTATCCTTATACTCTTCGGTTATCTGCTTGATGGTCGGGCGAACTCGCGAACAGAACGGACACTGGTAATCCGTGAATTCGATTATAGTGATAGGGGCGTTCTTGGGTCCTATCGAAGGATTGTCGCCCACCTCGACCTCTATGCGCGGCGGAGAGAGAAGAACCTTAACATTTCCCGAGGCCTTCAGCCCGTTCAGGAGCTGTGCCCTCACGGCCTGTTTTCTTGACTGCTCAAGGTACGCCTTTATCTGACCTTCGGCCTCTTTAAATGACTTCCCGCCCATCTGTTCTTTTCTCTGGTCGTAGAATTTCTTGATATCTTCGTCCGTCGGGGCAGAGACCTTGTCTTCTATGTTCTCCTTCATGTAGTCATCGGCCGATTTACCCTGTTTCTTGGCGGCCTCTTCTATAAGCGTGGTTTCGACAAGTTCGCTCAAGGCGCCCTTCTTTATCTCATAGATCTCCTGGTCAACGCGCTGAAGCCTTCCCTTTATAGCGATATCAAGGTCGGCGTTGGTGATGTTCGCACCGTTCACCGTGGCGACCACTTCTGTAGGATTGGCGGGTACGACCACTGCGGTGGTGGTCCCCTTGTTGCATGACAGAAGAAGCAGGAAGCAGGAAGCAGGAAGCAGGAAACAAAGCGCAATTCTTTTCATTTTTTTCTCCCCATTATTGCTCATCCTGAAGTTTGAAGTCGAAGGATGAAGCTTTAGAATAAAAAGCCGTTCATGGTCAGGCCGGCCCACCATGAACGGCTTTCATTGTTACCAAAATCTAGCTAAATGTCAAAGTATAACGCAAATTCGTGAGGCACAGGCCTTAAGGCCACCGGCGCTATCTCATGTTTTGTCTTATAATCGATCCACATGTCTATGACGTCTTTAGTGAAGACATCTCCTTTCAGCAGGAATTCGCAATCCTTCTCAAGCGCCGCGATGGCTTCTCCTAGCGTTCCCGGAGCCTTCGGAACGTTCTTGAGCTCTTCGGGTGAGAGTCCGTAAATATCCTTATCAAGCGGCGGACCCGGGTCGATACGTCTCTGAATTCCGTCTAAAACCGCCATCATTATTGCTGAGAATGCAAGATAACCGTTACATGAAGGATCGGGCGTTCTGTACTCAAGTCGCTTGGCCTTGGGGGACGCCGAATACATAGGGATTCTGACCGATGCCGAACGGTTCCTGCTTGAATATGCAAGATTGATCGGCGCTTCGAACCCGGGGACAAGTCTTCTATAAGAGTTTGTTGTAGGATTGCAGAACGCGCTAAGCGCCGGCGCATGTTTCAATATGCCGCCAATACCCCAAAGGGCCATTTCAGAAAGCCCGCCATAACGATCGCCTGCAAATAACGGTTTGTCGTTCTTCCAGAGACTTATGTGAACATGCATGCCGCTTCCGTTATCTTCAAAGAGCGGCTTTGGCATGAACGTTGCGGTCTTGTTGTGCTTCTTGGCAACGTTCTTGATAATATATTTGAACCACATCAGCTGATCGCCGCTTTGAACAAGAGGCGCATACTTCATGTCGATCTCGGCCTGACCCGCCGTGGCAACTTCGTGATGCTGGCATTCAACATGGATGCCGACCTGTTCCATAACGAGCGTCATCTCGGTCCTTATATCCTGCTGGGAATCCGTCGGCGGAACGGGGGAATATCCTTCTTTGTAGCGCGGTTTAAAGCCAAGGTTCGGAGACTCTTCGCGGCCGCTGTTCCACCGGCCCTCTACCGAGTCAACATGGTAATAGCCGCTGTTGTGCGTCTGATCGAACCTGACGCTATCGAAGATAAAAAATTCCGCTTCCGGCCCGAAGAACGCGGTATCCGCAAGCCCTGTGGACTTGAGATAGCTCTCGGCCTTTTGGGCTATGTATC is from Deltaproteobacteria bacterium CG11_big_fil_rev_8_21_14_0_20_49_13 and encodes:
- the glnA gene encoding type I glutamate--ammonia ligase, which gives rise to MAVSTPKEVLALAKENKVKMVDFKFVDLPGVWQHFSVPLVELDEGSFEDGFGFDGSSIRGFQPIHASDMIIIPDPKTAVMEPFHAVPTLSLICNIFDPITKQPYSRDARYIAQKAESYLKSTGLADTAFFGPEAEFFIFDSVRFDQTHNSGYYHVDSVEGRWNSGREESPNLGFKPRYKEGYSPVPPTDSQQDIRTEMTLVMEQVGIHVECQHHEVATAGQAEIDMKYAPLVQSGDQLMWFKYIIKNVAKKHNKTATFMPKPLFEDNGSGMHVHISLWKNDKPLFAGDRYGGLSEMALWGIGGILKHAPALSAFCNPTTNSYRRLVPGFEAPINLAYSSRNRSASVRIPMYSASPKAKRLEYRTPDPSCNGYLAFSAIMMAVLDGIQRRIDPGPPLDKDIYGLSPEELKNVPKAPGTLGEAIAALEKDCEFLLKGDVFTKDVIDMWIDYKTKHEIAPVALRPVPHEFALYFDI